The Lepus europaeus isolate LE1 chromosome 1, mLepTim1.pri, whole genome shotgun sequence genome contains the following window.
cagccatttggagagtgaaccaacagatggaagacatttctctctgtctctctttctgtaagtctacctctaaaataaataaataaaatctttaaaaaatatatctgatGTATTgagtatttattaattttcttttttaactttaagcTTTTATAATTTAAGTTTTAATACTGGCTGTTTTTAACAGCTGATTCACAAAATTCCTGATAGAACAATAAGACCTCACAAGCTGAGACTAGTAGAACTGGCTTTGTCATACACCTGAGTCTAATAAAAGGAATAGAAAGAAGTGATTTACTTAATTTGTATAGGTCAGTACCGGTAACTCCCAGTAACTCCAAGTGAGCCTGGAATTACCAGTTTTTCAACTTGTCAATGAATGAGAAGAAGCATGACAAATAATTCATGGATCTAATGTTTACAAGTGACATAGAAAAGGGGGAAAGTAATTATTGAATTCAAAAGTGAACATAAATtaagaaaagtagcagaaaaaaCATTGAACAAAGTCTATAGGGGACAGTTCTGAAACAGGGTCATCAAATATAAAATTGTCATATTAAAGTTGAACACATCATCCCACTCATTGGAAGATTCCTGATTCATTCTTCATCACAGTTAAAGGTGGAGTTCTCagttctttcaaaaagaaaaaaggaagtggtATTCAGAATTACAAGTGTTCCCTCATGAAATTAATGGGATCTTTGAGAGAAAAGCTCATGGATTTTGGAAAACAAGTAAAACAAATTAGGAATATACTTAGGAGACTTGTAAgcctaaaataattttctaatttatgGAATATTGTACAAAGGGGCGTATTTATCTGACATTATGTTTTTAGTTATTCCTTCTTACTGCAGATCAAACCAGagacaataattattttttaaaaatagacaaaagaacCTAAAATGACCTTGAAAGAATTTCACAAATGTGATGGCTGTTATGTATTTCCAACTGAAGTGAGAATACAGCTATTCTAGGAGGCCAGTACTGCGGTGTAGTGGGGTTGGACTgtgacctgcagcaccggcatcccatatgggcgccagtttcagttctggttgctccacatccaatccatttCCTTGATAATGTTCCAGGGaaagcagcccaagtgcttgagtccttgcacccatgttggagaccaagaagaagctcctggctcctggtttcagcctggaccagtcctggcggttgcagccagttagggaatgagtcagcagatggaaaatctttctgtgtgtctctccttctctctctgtaaatctgtctttccataaataaaataaatcttaaaaaaaaatacagctactCTAGATAAGTGATAAGGGATGAATATAATCCTCAAAAAGATCTCTTCTAGTCTACAGTATAAGGTTTATTCTCTACAGCTCCTAGAATAGTACCCCAGGGCTATGAGTTTCACTTGACATTTTCCATGGCACATTTATCACTAATGTTGCCCATCCATCAGAGAAGGAAAAGTTCAACTCCAATTTGGCAGCAATTATGACAGCTCCACTCTTGCACTGAGTCAAAAGGATTGAAGAGATGAGAACTAAAGATCCGATCTGGATGATTAAATGAGAATGGAAATAAAGCCCCAAATACCATGTCTGAAAATTGAGATTGTCATCTTATTTTTGCAACTAAATAGCTATGTAGCCTAGAgaatttatattaatatcactGAGTTTTTGTTTCCTTATTGGAAAaaagtacagtttttttttttttgagaggaagacacagagacagagagacagagagacagagagagagtgctcccatcttttggttcacttttCCAGCCCACAACACCTGAGCAGGAgataaagtcaggaaccaggaatgccatctaggtctcccataccaGTGGGAGAAACCAAATTTCTTGGGTTGGCAATACTGTCTCCCAGTTTCTGCTTTAGCAAGAATATAGActcaggagttggagccaggaattgaactgacaTACTTAGACATGGAACATGGCTATCTtaatcaccaaatgcccacctcacagTTAGAATGTTTTCTACCTTACAACTTAACGACACAAAGACAGATATTTTGAGTCAACTATTGAGAATTGACTATTACATGCCAACCATATTACTTATTCCCTTAATCCCCAAAAACATTTCACCTACTTCCTACCAATAAAACTTACCATACTTCGTGCTAAAGTATGGCTTCCCCATATTACAACTCCAGAGGCCCCCAGAGCAACAATTTCACCAATTGTATTCACAAGGTCATCCTggaaaatatgataaaaaaagagctaataaataagaataaaatgaaaaggacaaTAACATAAACCTAAGCAAGCTGACCCTAAGGTAACAAATATTCCTCCACTATTTGCTTTATTCAGCCACTGCCTTAGTATAAAAAATTGGAAACTATTATTTTCACTACTTTTATTAACAAGAGAGCAgacccataaaagaaaaaaagaagctggTTTAATTTATTAGCTACTCTACCTAATCTTCCAAAGTCACTAAGAGATTGTACGATTCCCTTAAGGATGAAATATATTCTTGCTTTGCATTCACATGATGATGTAATGATGTAGAACTATATGTGttcttatttctaaataatgttaaaatttaattcaCTTCAAAAATGATACTgtcggggctggcgctatggctcagtgggttaatgccctggcctgaaacaccagcatctcatatgggtgccgattctagtcccggctgctcttcttcagattcagctctctactgtggtctgggatagcagtagaagatggcccaagtccttgggcccctgcacccgcatgggagacccagaggaagctcctggctcctggcttcggatcggtgcagctccagccgttgcggccaactggagagtgaaccagcggatggaagacctctctctctatctctacctctctctgtatctgtctttcaagtaaataaaataaatcttttttaaaaagatactgtcTTCAACACCATTTCTGGACACTATTTCATAGCCTTGATAACTTGATGTACTCACCTGAGAAAGGAACTGAAATATTTTATCAGTAAAAACTAGTCGAGTATACACAAAAATTGGAAGTGGTCTTTTAGCATTAGCTACTTCAGAAACCCTAATAGCTTCCTGTACACGATTACGGACAAACAGTGCAGCTTTTGGAGAAGACTGTAAGCTGCTCTTCAAATAAACGGATGGGAAAAGGGCAGTGCTTTCCTTCCACAACCAGTCGAGATcatcatttctcttcttttctataTCAAAACAGATCCCTTTATAGTTGGGTTTATCATAGTTATGGTTGTAACAATCAGGAAAAAGATAATAACCCCAGAAGTGATTTGGCCGAAATATTCTTCCCAACTTTAAAGTCTCTTGCATGAAACATTTTCCTGCTTTTTCAAATTCTATTTTGGCTAGCTTGGTAGCTTCTGTAAGATTAATTTGTGGATTTTGTTGCTGAACCAACTCAATAGACTTATTCTTGTAAATATCCTTAGGCTTCCAGTTTCTTACCCAGGTGGGCCGCCACTCTTCCCAGTCAATGACCGCCAAACCTACATTGTCTGTTGgcatataatataaaatgtctTTCTTAGCTTTGTCCAAATGCTGTTGTAAGGGCCCCAGTTGGGGAATTCCTCCATGCACACTTACGTTTTTCAAATCTATATGAGGGTAGTAGCCAAGTCTATCAACATAGAATATTGTAATGCCTTGTCCTGTCTTGTCTTTTGAAGGACTTCCAAATAAAGAGAACAGGCTCGTGTCTAGTGGTTCACCAGACTTTCCAAGACAAAGTTCAGTTGGGGCATTCCAGGCCCAGACAAAGGGCACATTTGGGATAATAGGAGGTGCTCTGAAATCCGCAGTCAAGCAACATGGAATCAGAAGGAAGATATACAGTATTTGGAATGCTCTATTAAACTCAACAGCACTTCCAAAAAGGATATGCTTGAATTTCAGCACTCCCATTGCAAAGAGTAATGACTATGGAAAACACCTATTTCTTCTTACTTGCTTTGGTTTACCAAATATTTTCCACAAGATACAAACATAGACAAAATATAGTGCAATGAAACCACTTTGATGGTTAAAGAGGTACAACGGTTATGTTTCATTTAAATGTTATTCTTCTTATTTCATGTTTCAGGAATGTTTTGCAAGTTGCATCATctgtaactaaaaaaaaaatattgaataaactGCTAAGATTATGCTGCCAAGAATGTAAGCTTTACCAAGTTCTCAACTTTAAGCACAAAGAGTGTAATTCAATTTTAGAAGGTGAAAGACCTACTCCTATGTTTGAATCAATACAATTATTTACCTCTACGTATGACACAAGATCTATAATAGTTAATGTTTGTCTCATCTTCCGAAATCGTTAGTGGGCCTACAAGATGGGTGGAAGTAACTAttttgtggctggcattgtggtgcagtgggataagcaCTGgtgaacctggcccagctccaactattgaGGCCatcggaggagtgaaccaggagaagaaaaatctctctctttctctccctctctctttttctctgcctctctaactctccttttatataaataaatagatctttttttaaaaaaaaattttcctcctgccttcccaggtgtgcagaaTGTTATACTAAGCAATGCCTTAGTAAAACcccattaattaaaataaattccagtTGAACTTTTTATTCTTATTGGAAAATCACTTTAGAGTAGTCTGCCATATATATGAAACAACTGTTACCAAATTGTGAAATTtcacctttcttttcttccttttttttgaaaaggtgacaataaagaaggaaggaaaagttaCTTCTGCCATTTGAAAGTTTGGTTGAAACTATTAAACCTACCAAAAACTCTTACCAAACGACAGGACTCTTTGGAACACTGCTTAATCAAATCTTGCAATATTGTACTCTCATGTCTAAAGTTAGTAAACCATTTAATAAAAACTTTACTTCTTTGTGTCTTTACTAAAAAGGATTTGCTCTAGTTTAGCATAATAACAGTAATATATGAATTTTGGTCTTATTAAAGTGCTTGATAAATGAGCACAAATTTCAATTGTCATAAAACAATATTACAGCAAATTTTGTGGTATAAAATGGTCTGAGCTAAGGAGAAGAAATTAAACTATGTATAATTCATCATTTGGTATTTGCAAAAATTATCCACAAGAAGATATAATTAAATGCTCTGTTTATAGATGAAATATTCAGTATTAGGAGTaaattagaatttttctttttaaccagaTTAGTAGTATGCTGCTATGTGAAGGTACAATGAGAATTTTACCACTCTTCCAAGGAATGTATGTCCTTACCATTGCAAAAAATACATTCATGTCCatcattgaaaaatatattattataatgaGAATACCATAGAATAAAATGCAATATTAAGAACCAGTATGGGCTTTATTTTACAGGTAATGAATTTTTCATACATGTTTAGAATATGTGAAGATTTTCATGGTATAAACCCTTATAAACTTTCTTAATTGGGACCTAGAAAATCTTCACCTGAAGTAATATTGGGAGAAATAAAATTAACTCCTTTCAAATGCAAAATACAAACACCAATGCCTAAATGGCAGGGAGTAGGAGAAGGCAATGCCGAAAGGATTCACTTCCCCTACATTTCAGGGAAGGAACAGGCTAGGTTTATTGGAATTAACATTCAAATCTAGTTTCCACGTGGTCATTTTATATCAGAAAAACATGAGGGGGCCAGCAATGATGCACAGAGAGTTTGACTGCTGCTTGCAAAGCccctgtcccatatcagagtacctatggaagtcccagctgctccatttcctgttcaacaccctgctaatgcaactgggaaaccagcagaggatgaatcaagtgcttgggtccctagcacccacatgggagacccagatagagttctaggcttctggctttgcatgACCCAATCTcaactactgtgggcatttgggaagtaaacaagcaaatggaagatcactaTTACCAATAATCAGGCAAATGTCTCACCATACGAAGAAAAGTAATTGGGTACATAAGATAACGAACACTTTTCAGATGATTCATACATTGAGTAAAACATACTTACTATAAGCACcttatatttatatacttatttatttactttttggatCATCAGATGGACTATATGTGCAGTTAAGAGAGAATTGAGAAACTAAAAGACAATTGGTTTACCCTGGCAGCCAATTTCTGATCAAATTATTTCCCAGTGCACTACTTGTAAATATCACCAATTTCTGGAGATAATCAACATATGCTCAGGAATCCGCCAAGGCCCAGACTATCCCATGATactccaaatttatttatttttattttatttttcacatgttTGGTGAATGGCTGAATGTTATCCAACTAGATGTGTTGACAacagggttgcgggcgggagggaagttatgggagggaggaagccattgtaacccataagatatactttggaaatttatattcattaaataaaagattaataaaaaaaagaaaagggaaagaggaCTCAGGTGTATCTGATTAGTCTGTCTTTATAAAAAGTGTAAGTGATAAGAAAAATTAGTAGAAGTTGGCACCTGGAATCTTTCTCAGAATTAATAGATGATTTGAataggtgtaaaaaaaaaaaaagaaagaaattaaaaactgaaagttttcctaattttttcaGATGAATCAGATGAAGGAACTCATTTTTCAGCAGAAATAACCACTTCTTTGTGAAAACTCTGGGAAGCCTCTAAAAATTTCATACTTCACTCATCCTTAATCATTACGGCAAATGTAATGTaaaaatctggaaatgaaatgaatttcagaaaaaaatctttcaagaaaCTGAACTTAATGGCTAAAAGTATTACCTTTGGTCCTAATAAAAATGTCAAGTTCTCCAATCATGGGACAGAttaactcctttaaaaaaatagtttttggtCACTTTTATCTACTGATATTTTAACATCTACCATTCCTGGATTGAGTAAACAGTATGGAGACTTGAGTGAGCAATTTGCCTTGCTAGATACAAGAACTAACTAGTTTACTTAGAGTATATTAAGTAATAACACATGACACCAAAAAGGTGTGGCCTCCATCAACTCacaaactttgttcttttttaaccAAAAGATCAGATAGAAATCCAGAATTTTAGAAGAAAGCATATACTGTTACCTTGCTGGGACTGACTTCACGAAGTACTGCCAACCACCTACACTGCCATCAAATCATAAGAAATTCCTCCTGGGTTCATGGGAAACACAATAAGCTAGAAACAGACCATTGCTCCCAGGACACAAGGAGACCATTCCCACTGGTAACTGCACACCAATACCAAGATTCTAGAAGCAGATGACATCACAAAGTACACAGCTTTCCCCCAGGTCATAGACTGAGAAACTTGATTTTCATCTATTTCTCAACTTTTAAGTCTCTCTTTCCTgagtaaagaaaatggaaaaaatcttcttTGTAAATAAAACTTTCCCTTTTCCTGTTTTTTGAAAAGTTGACTGCATATTACATATCAACTTAATCTGTCTATGACTTTCCACTAAGTTTCCCTTTcaatctgtgtgtctctcttacAAACCTTACTTTTTTGTAAATAAGTCAGGCACAAACCTAATTCCTCCTTCAACAAGAATTCCAAACCCAGGTCTTATTAACCAATCAGTCTCAGTGCTGATGAACACCTACACCACGTTAAAAAAccagaagttatttttaattcctgCAATGTATGCAACTGGTAAACTAACTATGGAAGATGGATAAATGAAGTGGTATAGTATCTATGAGCAGAAAAACTtcattcttcccttctttctagTAAGTTCATTTGGCCTGGAAAAAAACTATAAATCTCAAATATTGTCCTTTGCTCAGGTGAAAATTTTAgaaggggattttttttcccctttgtgctGAAAAAAGACATGGTACCAAATCCTTCATGGTTGACAAACCAAAGCAATAATGGATTCAATTTACATGATTTGATTATACCAGCAGCACCCTCAAACCTTCATGAAGGTTATAAACTTTTCTAGAATGGCCTTTTATGACATAAACTTTTGCCAAACCTCCAAATGTTTCTTCTGATCACAGAAAGTCTTGCATGAGCTGGGGAAGACCAGCTGCTTCTCTAATCATCTACCAAACTCCATAATTTTGGTATGGGTAGACTCAAACTCCAGACTAACTTTGCTAGGTGACAAAACCAAGACTTACAGCTCCCAAAGCCGACTTAGCTTCTTAAGTCAAATAGTTCACATGTTCTGCTCTTACTAATTAAGAGGAGTACATGGAAATAGAGATGTGCGACTTCCATGATCCATGACAAAGGTTATGAAACACGCTGGATCTGGGGACTTGAGGGTTCTACTCTGATCTTGTCCATGAAAAATTATGATCTTTTTATCATATGTGGAAACAAGCTATAAAAGGG
Protein-coding sequences here:
- the SPAM1 gene encoding hyaluronidase PH-20 → MGVLKFKHILFGSAVEFNRAFQILYIFLLIPCCLTADFRAPPIIPNVPFVWAWNAPTELCLGKSGEPLDTSLFSLFGSPSKDKTGQGITIFYVDRLGYYPHIDLKNVSVHGGIPQLGPLQQHLDKAKKDILYYMPTDNVGLAVIDWEEWRPTWVRNWKPKDIYKNKSIELVQQQNPQINLTEATKLAKIEFEKAGKCFMQETLKLGRIFRPNHFWGYYLFPDCYNHNYDKPNYKGICFDIEKKRNDDLDWLWKESTALFPSVYLKSSLQSSPKAALFVRNRVQEAIRVSEVANAKRPLPIFVYTRLVFTDKIFQFLSQDDLVNTIGEIVALGASGVVIWGSHTLARSMKSCLNLDDYMKNTLNPYLINVTLAAKMCNQVLCQEQGVCTRKHWDSNDYLHLNPGNFAIQIGNNGTYRIDGKPTLKDLEQFSKNFHCSCYTNLNCKERTDMNDVQAVNVCAVENVCIDTSLGPGAVTYAAKEKKDVAHILSNITSIKSSTTMSLPFPRKHVSGCLLVLCMYSQYLKYLIEACGN